Proteins from one Devosia chinhatensis genomic window:
- a CDS encoding lytic murein transglycosylase codes for MSHSFRVLPLLRRLSIVLAMSLSAAGASQASTAEFIRGLWPEVERAGVSRQVFDAAFAGYNPIPQVMELTKRQPEFTQTVQQYIDRRVNAAQTGKGRAMRGEWAQTLAGVQQRYGVQPEIVLAIWGMETNFGGYMGGNNTIHALATLTQNGYRESFFRGELVTALRIISDGHVSPNAMVGSWAGAMGHTQFMPSSFMRYAVDYTGDGKKDIWNSVPDALGSTANYLKSFNWRPGETWGYEVKLPQNFDFATARQMEKAPLSQWQRLGIARVSGRDFPRLSDMARLYMPAGARGPAFLLLPNFDVIKRYNNSDSYALAVGHLADRIIGGGDFVTPWPSGDYALTRAQRTEVQTLLNRAGYDVGSPDGVVGPKTRAAVMAYQQRAGLPADGHVSGALLDRLKR; via the coding sequence ATGTCCCATTCGTTCCGAGTTCTTCCTCTTCTCCGTCGGCTGAGCATCGTGCTGGCGATGTCTCTCTCCGCTGCGGGCGCCAGCCAGGCCAGTACCGCCGAATTCATCCGCGGCCTGTGGCCCGAGGTGGAGCGCGCTGGGGTCAGCCGGCAGGTCTTCGACGCCGCTTTTGCTGGTTACAATCCCATTCCGCAGGTGATGGAACTGACCAAGCGGCAGCCCGAGTTCACCCAGACGGTGCAGCAATATATCGATCGTCGCGTCAATGCCGCGCAGACCGGCAAAGGTCGGGCAATGCGCGGGGAATGGGCGCAGACGCTGGCCGGTGTGCAGCAACGGTACGGTGTACAGCCCGAGATCGTCCTCGCGATCTGGGGTATGGAAACCAATTTCGGCGGCTATATGGGCGGCAATAACACAATCCATGCTCTGGCCACGCTCACGCAGAATGGCTATCGCGAAAGCTTCTTTCGCGGCGAGCTGGTAACAGCGCTGCGCATTATCAGCGATGGCCACGTGTCGCCCAATGCCATGGTTGGCTCCTGGGCCGGGGCTATGGGACACACCCAGTTCATGCCGTCCAGCTTCATGCGTTACGCCGTCGATTACACCGGGGACGGCAAGAAGGATATCTGGAACTCGGTGCCGGACGCGTTGGGCTCGACGGCCAATTATCTCAAAAGTTTCAACTGGCGTCCCGGCGAAACCTGGGGCTACGAGGTCAAGCTGCCGCAAAATTTTGATTTCGCTACAGCCCGACAAATGGAAAAGGCGCCACTCAGCCAGTGGCAACGCTTGGGCATTGCGCGCGTTTCCGGCAGAGATTTTCCCCGCCTGTCCGACATGGCTCGGCTTTACATGCCCGCAGGCGCGCGGGGGCCAGCCTTTCTGCTGTTGCCCAATTTCGATGTCATCAAACGCTATAATAATTCCGACTCCTATGCGCTGGCCGTCGGACATCTGGCTGACCGGATCATCGGTGGCGGTGACTTTGTAACGCCATGGCCCAGCGGAGACTATGCGCTGACCCGGGCGCAACGCACCGAAGTGCAGACCTTGCTGAACAGGGCCGGTTACGATGTCGGATCGCCCGATGGCGTGGTGGGCCCCAAGACGCGGGCGGCCGTGATGGCCTACCAGCAACGTGCGGGCTTGCCTGCTGACGGACATGTGTCCGGTGCGCTGCTCGACCGGCTCAAGCGATAG